The Kangiella marina genome window below encodes:
- a CDS encoding BCCT family transporter, whose amino-acid sequence MSDSLKEHDSSPNPLHKKYDADHEVGENNVEVLGMDLHNPVFFASAFFVVIFVILTLLFPEKSSDYYEAAKNWSIGNFDWLFMISGNIFVLFCLFLLLSPFGKVRIGGKQAKPEFSLISWFAMLFAAGMGIGLMFFSVAEPVGYFTSDSATPFNVPPGAPNSEETAMGATMFHWGLHPWGIYAVVGLSLAFFAYNCNLPLTIRSTFYPIFGDRVWGATGNVIDTVAVLATIFGLATSLGFGASQAAGGLHFLYEDIPNTITTQLAIIFGVTVIAIFSVVRGLDGGVKLLSNINMSLAALLMIFVFVAGSTVMLLNGVGNTLISYAENVIPLSNWIGREDQGFYKGWTIFYWAWWISWSPFVGMFIARVSKGRTVRQFISAVLIIPTLLTAVWMTVFGRSGIEQVKNDVGKLADGIGDSSLALFQMLENLPLTTITSTIAIILVLIFFITSSDSGSLVIDSITAGGKLDAPVTQRVFWATMEGVIAAVLLFGGGKEALGALQAAAITVGLPFTIVLLLMCVSLFMGLRAAYKLNYKQ is encoded by the coding sequence ATGAGTGACTCTTTAAAAGAGCACGATTCGTCACCAAATCCATTGCATAAAAAATACGACGCTGATCATGAGGTCGGGGAGAACAATGTTGAAGTTCTTGGCATGGACTTACACAACCCGGTTTTCTTTGCATCGGCTTTTTTTGTGGTAATTTTCGTCATACTTACCCTACTCTTTCCTGAAAAATCGAGCGATTATTACGAAGCTGCAAAAAACTGGTCAATCGGTAATTTTGACTGGTTATTTATGATTAGCGGTAATATTTTCGTATTGTTCTGCTTATTTTTACTCCTATCGCCTTTTGGAAAAGTCAGAATTGGTGGGAAACAAGCTAAACCTGAGTTCTCATTAATATCATGGTTTGCAATGCTTTTCGCTGCCGGCATGGGTATCGGCTTAATGTTTTTCTCTGTTGCGGAGCCCGTTGGCTACTTTACCAGCGACAGTGCAACGCCATTTAATGTCCCTCCGGGAGCTCCGAACTCAGAAGAAACAGCCATGGGGGCAACAATGTTCCATTGGGGGTTACACCCTTGGGGCATATATGCCGTAGTCGGTTTATCGCTGGCTTTCTTTGCTTATAACTGCAATCTCCCACTAACAATTCGCTCAACTTTTTACCCTATTTTTGGTGATCGCGTATGGGGTGCGACCGGTAATGTTATTGATACTGTTGCCGTACTGGCGACTATCTTTGGTTTAGCGACATCGCTTGGTTTCGGAGCTAGTCAAGCCGCTGGTGGGCTGCATTTTCTGTATGAAGATATCCCAAACACCATAACTACTCAGCTTGCTATTATTTTCGGTGTCACCGTTATTGCCATATTTTCTGTAGTTCGTGGGCTTGATGGCGGTGTTAAACTACTCAGTAATATCAACATGTCACTGGCAGCCCTACTAATGATATTCGTTTTTGTTGCCGGCTCAACGGTTATGCTTCTAAATGGTGTCGGCAATACGTTAATCAGTTATGCCGAAAATGTTATCCCACTAAGTAACTGGATTGGGCGCGAGGACCAAGGGTTTTATAAGGGCTGGACAATTTTCTACTGGGCGTGGTGGATTTCATGGTCACCATTCGTAGGCATGTTTATTGCGCGTGTATCTAAAGGCAGAACCGTAAGGCAGTTTATTTCAGCAGTATTAATCATTCCTACTCTTTTGACCGCTGTTTGGATGACTGTGTTTGGCCGCTCTGGTATTGAACAAGTAAAAAATGATGTTGGTAAACTAGCAGACGGCATTGGCGATAGCTCATTAGCACTGTTTCAAATGCTAGAAAACTTGCCGCTAACCACCATCACATCAACCATTGCGATCATTTTAGTGCTGATTTTCTTTATCACATCATCAGACTCAGGATCGTTGGTTATCGACAGTATTACTGCCGGTGGCAAGTTAGATGCCCCAGTCACACAACGTGTTTTCTGGGCAACGATGGAAGGTGTTATTGCCGCGGTGCTACTTTTTGGAGGCGGTAAAGAAGCCTTAGGCGCGCTCCAAGCCGCAGCCATTACCGTAGGACTACCCTTCACTATTGTCTTATTACTGATGTGTGTCAGCTTGTTTATGGGGTTAAGAGCCGCTTATAAGTTGAACTATAAGCAATGA
- a CDS encoding EAL domain-containing response regulator, which yields MKILIIDDDAIDRESMIRAIKGANFETDISEVQGASEASMLIKLISFDVILLDYNLSSSTGLELLQLLKSESLKESTAVIMVSASTDNDIALECIKAGAQDFLIKTEINAFRLQRAILNAQARTKLEENLRHSFQKAKELAEHDNLTGLTNRYYFDEVLRNEIKQHETMNKKLGLLLIDLDHFKFVNDNHGHDTGDQLLIEVVKRLARTLRNNELFSRLGGDELAITLKGIESPEAAKRVAERLLGSMQEPFEVGNLNLDISASIGIALYPDDAKNEKELLKFADIALFRSKELGRNQYSCFKRQMQEEFLSEFTIENQLKEALKDNSFYMDYQPIISSVDGAVIGAEALIRLKIDGQPLGPNVFIPIAEKSRLIVQIGNWAVRSAIQQLSIWNQDREKPLLMGINISPIQLSNQLVQLIKDCLIEFKVEPGLLELELTETALLTQRKATSEVIHSLSELGCRISLDDFGTGFSSISHLHSFPIDTVKIDRSLMPSSTSTNEISKLLNGLITLLKTIETKVVAEGVESKLDFDTCVNMEVDMIQGYFIGKPMHPNDFQTKFLHNDYMIEASDSQLQN from the coding sequence ATGAAAATACTAATCATTGATGATGATGCCATTGATAGAGAGTCCATGATTCGAGCTATCAAAGGGGCAAATTTTGAAACGGACATTTCTGAAGTGCAAGGTGCATCTGAAGCCAGCATGCTGATTAAACTGATCTCATTTGATGTGATTCTGTTGGATTACAACCTATCTTCCTCCACTGGTCTGGAACTATTGCAACTACTCAAAAGTGAAAGTCTTAAAGAAAGCACTGCAGTGATTATGGTCAGTGCATCTACCGACAACGATATCGCTTTAGAGTGCATAAAAGCAGGGGCACAAGACTTCTTAATAAAAACAGAAATCAATGCATTTAGATTGCAACGAGCTATCCTCAATGCTCAAGCTAGAACAAAATTAGAAGAAAACTTACGACATAGCTTTCAAAAAGCGAAAGAGCTAGCAGAACATGATAACTTGACGGGACTGACGAATCGTTATTATTTTGATGAAGTATTACGTAACGAAATAAAACAACATGAAACCATGAACAAGAAACTTGGCTTATTGCTAATAGACTTGGATCATTTTAAATTTGTTAATGATAATCACGGACATGACACGGGTGACCAGTTACTGATAGAAGTTGTGAAGCGTTTGGCGAGGACTTTACGAAACAACGAGCTTTTTTCACGACTAGGCGGGGATGAGTTGGCGATAACGCTAAAAGGGATTGAGTCACCAGAGGCTGCGAAGAGGGTAGCCGAGCGATTATTAGGAAGTATGCAAGAGCCTTTCGAGGTAGGAAACCTCAATCTTGATATTTCTGCGAGCATTGGAATAGCCCTGTACCCAGATGATGCCAAGAATGAAAAGGAACTGCTGAAATTTGCTGATATAGCACTTTTCCGCTCAAAGGAGCTAGGAAGAAATCAATACAGTTGCTTTAAACGGCAGATGCAAGAAGAGTTTTTGTCAGAGTTCACTATTGAGAATCAGTTAAAAGAAGCGCTTAAAGACAACTCCTTTTACATGGATTACCAACCCATTATTTCTTCGGTTGATGGTGCAGTCATCGGTGCCGAAGCGCTTATCAGGTTAAAAATAGATGGGCAGCCGTTAGGGCCTAACGTCTTTATTCCAATAGCTGAAAAATCCAGACTCATTGTACAAATTGGAAACTGGGCAGTCAGATCAGCAATTCAACAGCTATCTATTTGGAATCAAGATAGAGAAAAACCACTTTTAATGGGCATTAATATTTCACCAATTCAGCTAAGTAACCAATTAGTACAACTGATAAAAGACTGCCTGATCGAGTTTAAAGTAGAACCAGGTTTATTAGAACTAGAACTAACTGAAACAGCATTGTTAACTCAGCGCAAGGCTACCTCAGAAGTCATTCATAGTTTAAGTGAGTTAGGCTGTCGTATTTCTTTAGATGATTTTGGAACAGGTTTTTCATCAATTTCACACCTCCATAGTTTCCCGATTGATACTGTTAAAATCGATAGGTCGCTGATGCCTAGTTCCACCAGTACTAATGAAATCTCTAAACTGCTTAACGGTCTCATTACTTTATTAAAGACGATCGAGACTAAGGTTGTCGCTGAAGGGGTAGAATCAAAACTCGACTTCGATACTTGCGTCAATATGGAAGTTGACATGATACAAGGTTATTTCATTGGAAAACCGATGCATCCAAATGATTTCCAAACCAAATTCTTACATAACGACTACATGATCGAAGCGAGTGATTCTCAGCTGCAAAATTAG
- a CDS encoding response regulator: protein MPKNSHDITLLLIEDDDIDAMTIERSFLKQKIANPIVRAKDGLEGLAMLQDGVVKKPYVVLLDLQMPRMDGVEFLGALRSDEKLSDTVVFVLTTSQSQRDIVETYKKNIAGYFVKGQAGEQFLDIVGVLDNYWKIVHLPEG from the coding sequence ATGCCTAAAAACTCTCACGATATTACGCTACTACTAATAGAAGATGATGATATCGATGCTATGACTATTGAGCGCAGCTTTTTGAAACAGAAAATTGCTAACCCGATTGTTAGAGCTAAAGATGGGCTAGAAGGGCTGGCGATGCTACAAGACGGAGTTGTCAAAAAGCCATACGTAGTTTTACTGGACTTACAGATGCCTCGTATGGATGGGGTCGAGTTCCTCGGTGCCTTACGGAGTGATGAAAAACTTTCAGACACCGTGGTTTTTGTGCTGACGACGTCACAATCGCAACGGGACATTGTTGAAACATACAAGAAAAACATAGCTGGGTACTTTGTTAAAGGACAAGCTGGAGAGCAGTTTTTAGACATAGTTGGCGTTCTGGACAATTACTGGAAAATTGTCCATCTTCCTGAAGGGTGA
- a CDS encoding CHASE domain-containing sensor histidine kinase, translating to MTEKHSALTARHQLQSSGKLQYIHWIVIFFSLILTIVAWYYSNKSILIKHEARFERYSEQAISQVIERMEIYKNALEGGIAFIVANDNKIDIEQWSIYTQRLDITTSHPGINGLGVIYNLKPEELDDFIAIQRQKRPDFKVFPEHNNPEHWPIALIEPLEINQQALGLDVAFEQNRYDAITKAKETASAQITGPIQLVQDSEKTPGFLFYVPFYEQSIQTANKNHGNNSIKGNVGSIIGVVYAPFIMKNLMNGTLSQEKRQINLKIKDGGEMIFDEKNAVEQEHTPIFEKNVQIPMYGRTWDFYLESSTEFEQAVDYTQSRFILIGGLLINLMLILLFYSITKFSRKALSYADNMTEILEQETKELEKLNHDLEQFTYVASHDLKSPLNAIKQLSSWVIEDCYDLLPDESKRHLNLLQQRSIRMEKLLTDLLDYSRLHKIVNSNDSVNLKDLTESIVFLQDIPQAFKVKGQDINVNFPKEPLEIMLRNLISNSVKHHHQTSGVITVSYSKTTSDNVIKVTDDGPGIDKEYHHKVLEMFQTLKPRDEVEGSGMGLAIVKRIMENFGGSVEIESDGENGTTMLLIWPISKTDK from the coding sequence ATGACGGAAAAACACTCAGCGTTAACGGCAAGGCATCAGTTACAAAGCTCAGGCAAGCTTCAATATATCCACTGGATAGTCATATTCTTTTCTTTAATTCTTACTATTGTTGCTTGGTACTACTCTAATAAAAGCATCCTTATTAAGCATGAGGCTAGATTTGAACGATACTCTGAGCAGGCCATCTCTCAAGTAATAGAGCGTATGGAGATCTACAAAAATGCATTGGAAGGTGGTATTGCTTTTATAGTCGCCAATGATAATAAGATTGATATAGAGCAGTGGAGTATTTACACCCAAAGATTGGACATCACAACTTCACACCCAGGGATCAATGGGCTTGGTGTTATTTATAATCTAAAGCCAGAAGAACTGGATGACTTTATCGCCATTCAAAGACAAAAGCGCCCGGACTTTAAGGTTTTTCCAGAACACAATAACCCAGAACATTGGCCCATAGCGTTGATTGAACCCTTAGAAATAAATCAACAAGCCTTGGGGCTGGACGTCGCCTTTGAACAAAACCGTTATGATGCAATCACAAAAGCGAAGGAGACTGCTTCAGCTCAAATAACAGGCCCCATCCAATTAGTCCAAGACTCCGAGAAAACTCCTGGCTTTTTGTTTTATGTACCTTTCTACGAGCAAAGCATACAAACCGCTAACAAGAACCATGGCAATAACAGCATAAAAGGAAATGTCGGATCAATAATCGGGGTGGTTTACGCTCCCTTCATCATGAAAAACTTAATGAATGGAACCTTATCTCAAGAAAAAAGACAGATTAACCTAAAAATTAAAGATGGCGGGGAGATGATCTTTGATGAGAAAAATGCTGTGGAGCAGGAACATACCCCCATTTTTGAAAAAAATGTTCAGATACCTATGTACGGCCGAACATGGGATTTTTATTTAGAATCCAGCACTGAATTCGAACAGGCCGTTGATTACACTCAGTCCAGGTTTATCCTAATTGGTGGTCTGTTGATTAATTTGATGCTGATTCTTCTGTTTTACTCCATTACTAAATTCAGTAGAAAGGCTCTGAGTTATGCAGACAATATGACTGAGATTCTAGAGCAAGAGACTAAAGAATTAGAAAAGCTGAACCATGATCTTGAGCAATTTACTTATGTCGCATCACATGATCTAAAATCACCACTGAATGCCATTAAGCAATTATCAAGCTGGGTAATAGAAGATTGTTATGATCTTTTGCCCGACGAGTCTAAGCGTCATCTAAACTTACTGCAACAGCGTAGCATACGTATGGAAAAGTTATTGACGGATTTATTGGACTATTCCCGGTTACATAAAATTGTTAACTCAAATGACTCGGTTAATTTAAAAGACTTAACTGAAAGCATAGTATTCCTACAGGATATTCCTCAAGCATTCAAAGTAAAAGGGCAGGACATCAATGTTAACTTCCCCAAAGAGCCTCTAGAAATCATGCTGAGAAATTTAATTTCAAATTCAGTAAAGCATCATCATCAAACTAGTGGCGTAATTACGGTAAGTTACTCGAAAACGACATCCGATAATGTCATTAAAGTAACCGATGATGGCCCAGGAATTGACAAAGAGTATCATCATAAAGTGTTAGAAATGTTTCAGACATTAAAACCCAGAGATGAAGTTGAGGGCAGTGGTATGGGCCTAGCGATTGTAAAGCGTATCATGGAAAACTTTGGTGGCTCAGTTGAGATTGAGTCAGATGGAGAAAATGGTACTACGATGCTTTTGATTTGGCCGATAAGTAAGACTGATAAGTAA